In a single window of the Streptomyces sp. CGMCC 4.7035 genome:
- a CDS encoding DNA-3-methyladenine glycosylase I translates to MSGAAVAGPDGLLRCPWALSTEDYVAYHDEEWGRPVHGDDALYERLSLEAFQSGLSWITILRRREGFRAAFADFRIVKVAAFTDADQERLLADPGIIRNRAKIEATLANARVLADWAPGELDELIWSYAPDGASRPAPRTLADVPAVTDESTALSKALKKRGIRFVGPTTAYALMQACGLVNDHLETCAARSAA, encoded by the coding sequence GTGAGCGGCGCGGCCGTGGCGGGACCGGACGGGTTGCTGCGCTGCCCCTGGGCCCTGTCCACCGAGGACTATGTGGCGTACCACGACGAGGAGTGGGGCCGCCCGGTCCACGGAGACGACGCGCTGTACGAACGGCTGTCCCTGGAGGCCTTCCAGTCGGGCCTGTCCTGGATCACGATCCTGCGCCGCCGCGAGGGCTTCCGTGCCGCCTTCGCCGACTTCAGGATCGTCAAGGTGGCCGCCTTCACGGACGCCGACCAGGAGCGGCTGCTCGCCGACCCGGGCATCATCCGCAACCGCGCCAAGATCGAGGCGACGCTCGCCAACGCGCGCGTACTGGCCGATTGGGCACCGGGCGAGCTGGACGAGCTGATCTGGTCGTACGCCCCCGACGGGGCGTCCCGCCCTGCCCCGAGGACCCTCGCTGACGTCCCGGCGGTCACCGACGAGTCGACGGCCCTGTCCAAGGCCCTCAAGAAGCGCGGCATCCGCTTCGTCGGCCCCACGACGGCGTACGCGTTGATGCAGGCGTGCGGCCTGGTGAACGACCACTTGGAGACGTGCGCGGCCAGGAGCGCGGCCTAG
- the chcB gene encoding 2-cyclohexenylcarbonyl CoA isomerase — protein sequence MADTVLYEVSDGLATITLNRPEAMNAMNIEAKVAFRDAAQEAAADDSVRAILLTAVGDRAFCVGQDLKEHIGLLQAQESGSDSGVMSTVREHYNPIVRALTGAAKPVVAAVNGVAAGAGFGFALAADYRIVADTAAFNTSFAGVALTADSGISWTLPRVVGPSRAADLLLFPRSISAQQAYEWGIANRLVPQAELRAEAEKVARSLAEGPTLAYAALKESLAHGLSHSLDETLEKEDELQTRAGASEDHTIAVRAFVNKEKPKYLGR from the coding sequence ATGGCCGACACCGTGCTCTACGAGGTGAGCGACGGACTGGCGACAATCACGCTGAACCGGCCCGAGGCGATGAACGCGATGAACATCGAGGCCAAGGTCGCCTTCCGGGACGCTGCACAGGAGGCGGCGGCCGACGATTCCGTACGGGCGATCCTGCTGACCGCGGTCGGGGACCGGGCGTTCTGCGTGGGTCAGGACCTGAAAGAGCACATCGGGCTGCTCCAGGCCCAGGAGTCGGGCTCGGACAGCGGGGTGATGAGCACCGTCCGGGAGCACTACAACCCGATCGTGCGGGCGCTGACCGGAGCGGCGAAGCCGGTGGTCGCCGCCGTGAACGGGGTCGCGGCCGGGGCGGGCTTCGGTTTCGCGCTCGCCGCGGACTACCGGATCGTCGCGGACACGGCGGCCTTCAACACGTCGTTCGCCGGGGTCGCGCTCACCGCGGACTCCGGCATCTCCTGGACGCTGCCCCGCGTCGTCGGCCCGTCCCGAGCCGCGGACCTGCTGCTCTTCCCGCGGAGCATCAGCGCGCAGCAGGCGTACGAGTGGGGGATCGCGAACCGGCTGGTCCCGCAGGCCGAACTGCGGGCCGAGGCGGAGAAGGTGGCCCGCTCGCTGGCCGAGGGGCCGACGCTGGCGTACGCCGCGCTGAAGGAGTCCCTCGCCCACGGGCTCTCCCACTCCCTCGACGAGACCCTGGAGAAGGAGGACGAGCTGCAGACCCGCGCGGGCGCCTCGGAGGACCACACGATCGCGGTGCGGGCGTTCGTCAACAAGGAGAAGCCGAAGTATCTGGGGCGCTGA
- a CDS encoding DUF3117 domain-containing protein: MAAMKPRTGDGPLEVTKEGRGIVMRVPLEGGGRLVVELTPDEADALGDALKKVVG, from the coding sequence ATGGCGGCCATGAAGCCGCGGACGGGCGACGGCCCGCTCGAGGTGACCAAGGAGGGGCGGGGCATCGTCATGCGCGTTCCGCTCGAAGGCGGCGGTCGGCTCGTCGTCGAGCTGACCCCTGATGAGGCCGACGCGCTTGGCGACGCCCTCAAGAAGGTCGTCGGCTGA